The sequence GTGGGGTTTGAGGGTCTCGGCCGACAGGGCCTTGGCAGCCGGCCAGCCGGACGGTACCTTGTTCCACCCGACTTTCGCCTACGAGCTGGTTTGGAACCTGTTGGTATTTGTGACCCTGATCTGGTTGGACCGGCGTTTGCGCCTGCGCCACGGCCAGGTCTTTGGTCTGTACATGGCGCTGTATTGCCTGGGCCGGCTGTGGATAGAAATGCTGCGAGTCGACCCAGCCTCGCATCTGCTGGGCCTGCGACTGAACGTCTGGACGTCCGTCGTGATTGGCCTGGCCGGCCTGGCCATTTTCGCCTGGTCCAGGTACCACTTCCGCGACACCGAGGAAGAGGACCCTGACTCAGAGACAGAACCAGTTACCACTGCCGAGCCTGGCGCCGATGACGCCGAACCAGAGTCCTAAGGCCTGCGCAGCTGGCCCCGGAAGGGGCCGAGGTTACGGCAGGGAACACGCCTGAGTAGGGTGTATGCTGGCAGCAGCTGTTTGCATACAGGGAGGTGCCATGCCGTTACTCCAAGTCAGGAACTTTCCACCCGATCTGCACAACGCACTGTTGGAACGAGCGGAACAAGAACAACGCACTGTGTCGCAGCAGACCATTGTGCTGCTGCGAGCGGCGCTGTCGTCACAGCATGACAACTTGAGCAGACGCCGGGCGGTCCTGGCGCAGATCCGGGACAATCCGCCCAAATCAACCGCTGACCTTGACGTGGTGCAAGGGCTTCGCCAGGATCGGGAACGTTGAGGATTGTGCTCGACGCGAGCGCCGGTATCGCCGTTGCGCTCGACCGCCCCGAGGGTAGAGCAATAGGACGGGTTTTGGGTAGCGTTCAGGAGGTCCTGGCGCCCAGCCTTTACACGTTCGAAACTGCGAATGCAGTGTGGAAACACCAAATGGCCGGCGGGCTCGACCCGGTCAGGGCTGCGGCGGCCTTTAGAGCGGCGCAGGGTCTTGTTGACAAGTTTGTCGACGATGAAGGTGTGGTAGCCAGCGCGCTGGTCGATGCCGCAAAGCTGGGGCACCCGGCCTATGACCTTGTCTACACGGCCCTGGCTCGGCAAGCCGGAGCCTACCTTTGTACTCTTGACCAGCGGCTAGAGGTGTTGGCTGGCGAACTGGGCGTGCCGGTTGTGAAGACGGCACACTGGCCCTCGGCCGGTGACCAATCGGCTGACTGACCAGAGGTCCCGCTGGTGTTGCGGAAGTTGCGCAAGCCGTGGCACAAGGTCGGCGAGAAGGAGGAATGATGTGGTCCACGAGACAGTGAGATACAGGCGTCCCCGAAACTATGAGCGGGCCATCAGGAGGAAAGATGCGGCGAGCCAAGATTGTTTGCACTATTGGACCGGCCAGCAATGACCAGGCCTCGATCAGGTCCTTGATCCAGGCCGGGATGAACGTGGCCCGGTTCAACCTGTCGCATGGCAGCCGGGCCGAACACGCGGTTGTTTACCACCGGGTCAGGAAAGCCAGCCAGGAGTTAGGTGTGCCGGTGGCGATTCTGGCGGATTTGCAGGGGCCCAAGATCCGACTGGGCGCCTTTGGCGGCGGACAACCGGTCGAGCTGACGGCCGGTGATAGGTTCACCATTACAACTGAGGACGTGGTCGGCAACGCCAAGCGGGCTTCGACCACATATCAGGCCCTACCCAAGGACACCAAACCCGGCGATGTGGTGCTGATAGACGACGGCAATGTTGTGCTGCGGGTCGAATCAATTGACAAGACCCAGGTGATTACCAGCGTGCGGGTTGGGGGCAAAGTTGGCGACCACAAGGGCATCAATCTGCCCGGAGCCGCTCCTTCGGCGCCAACTCTCTCAGCTAAGGATCGGGCAGATCTGAGCTTTGCCCTCGACCTTGGCGTGGACTGGGTGGCTCTGTCCTATGTCCGCTCGGCCGCCGACCACGCCGAAGTGGTCAGAGCCATGGACATGGTCGGGGTGCAACGGCCGGTCATAGCCAAGATCGAAAAACCCCAGGCCGTCGACGTCCTCGAAGAGATCATCGAGTCATTCGACGGGGTCATGGTGGCGCGCGGCGATTTGGGAGTCGAACTACCACTCGAAGACGTGCCGCTGGTCCAAAAGAGAGCCATCGACCTGGCCCGCAGCTTTGCCAAACCAGTCATCGTGGCGACCCAGATGCTCGAATCAATGACAACCAACCCAAGGCCCACTCGAGCCGAGGCCTCGGACTGCGCCAACGCGGTGCTAGATGGGGCTTCAGCTTTGATGCTGTCTAGCGAGACCTCGATTGGAGCGTACGCCGCCAAAAGCGTCCAAACGATGGCCAGAATCATCGAAGTGACCGAGGCTGGGGGACAGGCCCGGATGGCCCCAATGACGGTGATGCCGCACACTCGCTCGGGCATTTTGACCCAGTATGCCGCCAGCATTGGTGACCGGGTGGAGGCCAAATACCTGGTGGCCTTCACCGAGACGGGCGACACTGCCCGCCGCCTGTCGAGGCTACGCTCGGCTCTGCCAATGATCGCCATGACCCCTGACCCAGAAGTTCGCCGGCAGCTGTCCTTGGTTTGGGGTGTGGAAGCCTTTGAGGTGGCCAATCAGAGCAGCAGCGATGAGATGGTGGCGGCGGCCGATGTCGTGCTTAAGGCCCAGGGTCTGGCCGTCGAGGGCGAAACGATCGTCATCGTCTCCGGCGCGCCTGTTGGCACGGCCGGTTCGACAAACCAGATCCTGGTCCACCAAATTGGCGGCCTGGACGCACCTGTCGACTAGAAGCCCCGGGTCGTTTCCCGCCCCAGCAGGCGGTCTCTGGTCTCCTGAGACCAGCCTCTATTGACCATGGACCGTTCGTACGCCGTCAGAACGTCTTGGTCGCTCAATCCGAGCCTGTTGGCTTGGCTGGTCGCAGCCGCCAGGCCTGCAAACAGCCCGGTTGGGAGAGCAATAAGGGGCAGCATCGCGGCCAGAGCCAGTGCCACTATGGCCTTCGCCTTTGGCCGCGCTTTCACCACTGCCACAGTCGCCAAGGCCACCACGGCCGTCGAGGCGACAATGAGGGCCACCGCTACATAGGCCGAGGCGAATGTGGCCTTCATCGGGTCGTGGCCTAGCCAATTGGTGAGGCCAAACATGGTCCAGCCGACAATGGCCCAGGCAACGCCAAGGGCAACGGCACCGATCAGGGCCGTCAAGCTCATACGCCCGGCTCGTTTGGGTGGAACCGGCGGAGGCATGGGTGCCCCAGACCAATACCAGGCCGATGCCGGCCCTGGCGGCGGGCCATAGCCAACAGCAGGCTGGTCTTGAGGCCAGGTCACCGGGCCGGGCGGTGCGGCAAGACGGGAGGGGTCACCGGCCTGGGCAGGGACTGAACCTGACGCTGGGTCGGATGGGCTGGTCATTGTTGCTCCGATCACGGTGATTCGCACCTGGCCACGGTCACGATTTAGGTTTGGTCCCCGGTGCCGACGCGGCTATCAGTCAGGAAGCGCGATCCAGCCAAGCTATCACGCCCTTGGCTTGTGGTGGTCGGCCGCGCCACCGGTGCAAAAGCGGCGATGCTATCCGCGCCTGGTAGAGCCATTCGGAGCTGCTGCCCATTGGCCCCAGCCGTATTTTGGCCCAGGCCCACCGCGAGA is a genomic window of Micrococcales bacterium containing:
- the pyk gene encoding pyruvate kinase; amino-acid sequence: MRRAKIVCTIGPASNDQASIRSLIQAGMNVARFNLSHGSRAEHAVVYHRVRKASQELGVPVAILADLQGPKIRLGAFGGGQPVELTAGDRFTITTEDVVGNAKRASTTYQALPKDTKPGDVVLIDDGNVVLRVESIDKTQVITSVRVGGKVGDHKGINLPGAAPSAPTLSAKDRADLSFALDLGVDWVALSYVRSAADHAEVVRAMDMVGVQRPVIAKIEKPQAVDVLEEIIESFDGVMVARGDLGVELPLEDVPLVQKRAIDLARSFAKPVIVATQMLESMTTNPRPTRAEASDCANAVLDGASALMLSSETSIGAYAAKSVQTMARIIEVTEAGGQARMAPMTVMPHTRSGILTQYAASIGDRVEAKYLVAFTETGDTARRLSRLRSALPMIAMTPDPEVRRQLSLVWGVEAFEVANQSSSDEMVAAADVVLKAQGLAVEGETIVIVSGAPVGTAGSTNQILVHQIGGLDAPVD
- a CDS encoding type II toxin-antitoxin system VapC family toxin, giving the protein MLDASAGIAVALDRPEGRAIGRVLGSVQEVLAPSLYTFETANAVWKHQMAGGLDPVRAAAAFRAAQGLVDKFVDDEGVVASALVDAAKLGHPAYDLVYTALARQAGAYLCTLDQRLEVLAGELGVPVVKTAHWPSAGDQSAD